The Epinephelus lanceolatus isolate andai-2023 chromosome 14, ASM4190304v1, whole genome shotgun sequence genome has a window encoding:
- the lcp1 gene encoding plastin-2, protein MAAPTPISAEELEELREAFAKIDVDNNGFISKDELTELFRAANLPLPGYKIREIIQELTKTSDQLTFDEFTQIVHGLKSSEVAKTFRKAINKKEGICNVAGTSEQSGTQHSYSEEEKVAFVNWINKALEKDADCKHVLPMDPNSNDLFTAMGDGIVLCKMINLSVPDTIDERTINKKKLTPFTIQENLNLALNSSSAIGCHVVNIGAEDLKEGRQHLVLGLLWQVIKIGLFADIELSRNEALVALLRDGESLEDLMKLSPEELLLRWANYHLEEAGCGKINNFSSDIKDSKAYYNILNQVAPKGDEEGVPPIAIDMTGIREKDDLKRAECMLDQADRLGCRQFVMPTDVIRGNPKLNLAFVANLFNKYPALKKPENQDIDWSSIEGETREERTFRNWMNSLGVNPRVNHLYADIDDALVIFQLYEKIKVPVDWDKVNKPPYPKLGSNMKKLENCNYAIELGKKEAKFSLVGIAGQDLNAGNRTLTLALLWQLMRRYTLNILEDLGDGQKVNDDTIVSWVNDTLTQAGKPTISSFKDGSISSSMPVLDLIDAIQPGSIRYDLLKTEDLTEEEKLNNAKYAISMARKIGARVYALPEDLVEVKPKMVMTVFACLMARGMKRV, encoded by the exons ATGGCCGCCCCAACGCCGATCTCTGCGGAGGAGCTAGAGGAACTCAGAGAAGCTTTCGCCAAAATTG ATGTGGACAACAATGGATTCATCAGTAAAGACGAGCTCACGGAGCTTTTCAGAGCTGCTAACCTGCCGCTGCCGGGATACAAGATCCGAGAGATCATCCAGGAGCTGACCAAGACCAGTGACCAGCTCACCTTCGATGAGTTCACTCAG ATCGTTCACGGGCTGAAGAGCAGCGAGGTGGCGAAGACCTTCAGGAAGGCAATCAATAAAAAGGAGGGAATCTGTAACGTGGCGGGAACCTCAGAGCAGTCCGGCACTCAGCACTCATACTCAG aggaggagaaggtggCCTTTGTGAACTGGATCAACAAAGCTCTGGAGAAGGATGCCGACTGTAAACACGTCCTGCCAATGGATCCCAACAGCAACGACCTGTTCACTGCCATGGGAGACGGCATCGTCCTCTG TAAGATGATCAACCTGTCTGTCCCCGACACCATCGACGAGAGAACCATCAACAAGAAGAAGCTCACACCTTTCACCATCCAG GAGAATCTGAACCTGGCTCTGAACTCATCATCAGCCATCGGCTGTCACGTGGTGAACATCGGAGCTGAGGACCTGAAGGAGGGCAGGCAGCACCTGGTCCTGGGTCTGCTGTGGCAGGTCATCAAGATCGGACTGTTCGCCGACATCGAGCTCAGCAGGAacgaag ctctgGTGGCTCTGCTTCGTGATGGAGAGAGTCTGGAGGATCTGATGAAACTCTCCcctgaggagctgctgctgcgttGGGCCAACTATCACCTGGAGGAGGCTGGCTGTGGCAAGATCAACAACTTCAGCTCCGACATcaag gacTCCAAGGCGTACTACAACATCCTGAACCAGGTGGCGCCCAAAGGAGACGAGGAGGGGGTCCCCCCCATCGCCATCGACATGACAGGAATCAGG GAGAAAGACGACTTGAAGCGGGCCGAGTGCATGCTGGATCAGGCCGACCGGCTCGGCTGCAGACAGTTCGTCATGCCCACAGACGTCATCCGTGGCAACCCCAAACTGAACTTGGCTTTTGTCGCCAATCTGTTCAACAAGTACCCCGCTCTGAAGAAACCCGAGAACCAGGACATCGACTGGAGCTCCATCGAAG GTGAGACCAGAGAGGAGCGAACCTTCAGGAACTGGATGAACTCTCTGGGCGTCAACCCTCGTGTCAACCACCTCTATGC AGACATTGACGACGCCCTGGTGATCTTCCAGCTGTACGAGAAGATCAAGGTACCAGTGGACTGGGACAAAGTCAACAAGCCTCCCTACCCCAAACTGGGCAGCAACATGAAGAAG CTGGAGAACTGTAACTACGCAATCGAGCTGGGAAAGAAGGAGGCCAAATTCTCTCTGGTGGGAATCGCAGGTCAGGACCTGAACGCTGGGAATCGAACCCTCACCCTCGCTCTGCTCTGGCAGCTCATGAGGAG ATACACACTGAACATCCTGGAGGACCTGGGCGATGGGCAGAAAGTAAACGACGACACCATTGTGTCCTGGGTCAACGACACGCTCACACAGGCCGGCAAACCAACCATCTCCAGCTTCAAG GACGGATCCATCAGTAGCAGTATGCCAGTTCTGGACCTGATCGATGCCATCCAGCCTGGATCAATCAGATACGACCTGCTGAAGACAGAAGACCTGACTGAGGAGGAGAAGCTCAACAACGCAAA GTACGCCATCTCCATGGCGAGGAAGATTGGCGCCCGCGTGTACGCTCTTCCTGAGGACCTGGTGGAGGTCAAACCTAAGATGGTGATGACGGTGTTTGCCTGCCTGATGGCGCGCGGCATGAAGAGAGTCTAA